A part of Haloarchaeobius sp. HME9146 genomic DNA contains:
- a CDS encoding co-chaperone YbbN: MSQHQRPVRLTGGDELDDLVSTEPLVLVEFYTKGCGKCQSMEPILGNVARVTDATVAMVNPGDDLSLMDEFDIRSVPTLVLFRDGEPVASLADGFVPTDEVVDFVETNAGE; this comes from the coding sequence ATGAGCCAACACCAGCGCCCGGTTCGCCTGACAGGCGGCGACGAACTCGACGACCTCGTCTCGACGGAACCCCTCGTCCTCGTCGAGTTCTACACGAAGGGCTGTGGCAAGTGCCAGTCGATGGAGCCCATCCTCGGCAACGTCGCCCGCGTCACCGACGCGACCGTCGCCATGGTCAACCCCGGCGACGACCTCTCGCTCATGGACGAGTTCGATATCCGGAGCGTCCCGACGCTCGTCCTGTTCCGCGACGGCGAACCGGTCGCGAGTCTCGCCGACGGGTTCGTCCCGACCGACGAGGTCGTCGACTTCGTGGAGACGAACGCCGGCGAATAG
- a CDS encoding Hsp20/alpha crystallin family protein — translation MAMATYNPTDMEYMYDQLNRFYDQMGRTYDVMRANAPWMLGEADPTGGRRGELPRFFEEWDDRRRDASYPRRGGEEYRRGGDYRGREGYDGEYPSGARGGFSPFGPAPAFRFRPGFGGFDYGRDAPDYRPEGRDDSRYDDRYDGRGRGRGERGEYAGYPVDAGRRYELREVDGEFVCICELPGFERSDIECTYEDGVFYIDAYREASEDAENVWMRRPRRVNERVPLPRPVTVDDITASYRRGILEVRMPVAGSEGRDGQSITIRD, via the coding sequence ATGGCTATGGCGACCTACAATCCCACCGACATGGAGTACATGTACGACCAGCTGAACCGGTTCTACGACCAGATGGGACGGACGTACGACGTGATGCGGGCCAACGCGCCCTGGATGCTGGGCGAGGCCGACCCGACCGGGGGACGACGAGGTGAGCTGCCGCGATTCTTCGAGGAGTGGGACGACCGCCGACGCGACGCGTCGTATCCACGACGGGGTGGTGAGGAGTATCGCCGAGGCGGCGACTATCGCGGTCGTGAGGGCTACGACGGCGAGTACCCGAGTGGCGCTCGAGGCGGGTTCTCCCCGTTCGGTCCGGCACCGGCGTTCCGGTTCCGACCGGGCTTCGGCGGGTTCGACTACGGCCGCGACGCCCCGGACTACCGTCCCGAGGGGCGGGACGACAGCCGATACGACGACCGTTACGACGGCCGCGGCCGCGGTCGCGGTGAGCGCGGCGAGTACGCGGGCTACCCCGTCGACGCGGGTCGTCGCTACGAGCTCCGCGAGGTCGACGGCGAGTTCGTCTGCATCTGCGAGCTGCCCGGCTTCGAGCGCTCGGACATCGAGTGCACCTACGAGGACGGCGTCTTCTACATCGACGCCTACCGCGAGGCGAGCGAGGACGCCGAGAACGTCTGGATGCGCCGCCCGCGCCGCGTGAACGAGCGCGTCCCGCTGCCGCGCCCGGTCACGGTCGACGATATCACGGCCTCCTACCGTCGGGGCATCCTCGAGGTCCGCATGCCCGTCGCCGGGAGCGAGGGTCGTGACGGCCAGTCCATCACCATCCGCGACTGA
- a CDS encoding NAD(P)/FAD-dependent oxidoreductase, with amino-acid sequence MTHVAIIGAYGSAGAAVAGELADEPGIELTLIDDGEPGGGLCILRGCMPSKEVLSAGAHRFQARHDHRLAGDLPEIDLEAVVEQKNEHTLSWAGHRRDSIHDLAERENVEFVHDTAQFVDDRVLAVGGETIEPDYVVVATGSVMNVPELPGMESVDFMTSSEILDATEFPDSGIVMGFGYIGMELVPYIAEAGGTSLTVVEHDARPIDEADAPFGDAALDIYEEHWDIDVRRHAYEKRIEQTDDGGVRLYLEEDGEETVVEADELFLFTGRRPNLDRLGLDATSLDPEAGWVRDTMQAREDDHVFVVGDVNGKEPILHVAKEQGFTAADNILAHARGDDLTEYENVHHHVIFSGLGVYPFARVGHSKFSAEEAGLDYIHVSREASDDGVFKTKDVPEGLASLVVDANDGTVLGYQGLHYHADVMAKTLQLAVEMELDVRELPDRAYHPTTPEILDGLFRDATNKL; translated from the coding sequence ATGACACACGTCGCTATCATCGGCGCGTACGGGAGTGCCGGCGCTGCGGTCGCCGGCGAGCTGGCCGACGAGCCCGGCATCGAGTTGACCCTCATCGACGACGGCGAGCCGGGCGGCGGCCTCTGTATCCTCCGTGGCTGTATGCCCTCGAAAGAGGTCCTCTCCGCGGGCGCACACCGCTTCCAGGCGCGACACGACCACCGACTGGCGGGTGACCTGCCCGAGATCGACCTCGAGGCCGTCGTCGAGCAGAAGAACGAGCACACCCTCTCGTGGGCCGGTCACCGCCGCGACTCCATCCACGACCTGGCCGAGCGCGAGAACGTCGAGTTCGTCCACGACACCGCCCAGTTCGTCGACGACCGGGTGCTCGCGGTCGGCGGCGAGACCATCGAGCCGGACTACGTGGTGGTCGCGACCGGCTCGGTCATGAACGTCCCCGAGCTGCCGGGCATGGAGTCGGTCGACTTCATGACCAGCTCGGAGATACTCGATGCGACCGAGTTCCCGGACTCGGGCATCGTCATGGGCTTCGGCTACATCGGGATGGAACTCGTCCCCTACATCGCCGAGGCCGGTGGCACCTCCCTGACCGTGGTCGAGCACGACGCGCGCCCCATCGACGAGGCGGACGCCCCCTTCGGCGACGCCGCGCTCGACATCTACGAGGAGCACTGGGACATCGACGTGCGCCGCCACGCCTACGAGAAGCGCATCGAACAGACCGACGACGGCGGCGTCCGACTGTACCTCGAGGAGGACGGCGAGGAGACCGTCGTCGAGGCCGACGAACTGTTCCTGTTCACCGGCCGCCGACCGAACCTCGACCGCCTCGGCCTGGACGCGACGAGCCTCGACCCCGAGGCGGGCTGGGTCCGCGACACCATGCAGGCGCGCGAGGACGACCACGTCTTCGTCGTCGGTGACGTGAACGGGAAAGAGCCCATCCTCCACGTCGCCAAGGAGCAGGGGTTCACCGCCGCGGACAACATCCTCGCACACGCCCGCGGGGACGACCTCACCGAGTACGAGAACGTCCACCACCACGTCATCTTCTCCGGCCTCGGCGTCTACCCGTTCGCCCGTGTCGGCCACTCGAAGTTCTCCGCCGAGGAGGCGGGACTGGACTACATCCACGTCTCGCGCGAGGCCAGCGACGACGGCGTGTTCAAGACGAAGGACGTGCCCGAGGGGCTGGCCTCCCTCGTGGTCGACGCGAACGACGGGACCGTCCTCGGCTACCAGGGGCTGCACTACCACGCGGACGTGATGGCGAAGACGCTCCAGCTCGCGGTCGAGATGGAACTCGACGTGCGAGAGCTTCCCGACCGCGCGTACCACCCGACCACGCCGGAGATACTCGACGGCCTGTTCCGAGATGCTACAAATAAGTTATAA
- a CDS encoding Hsp20/alpha crystallin family protein, giving the protein MSFKRFDDMNSMFEQMDRMFDQMRRNWTGMTPELESRRGDFMSRPSFGGRSFEQSGMMLTEEDTMYVFVMDIPGFEKSDISCTYDDGMLRITAEREEDESAENVWMRRSRRVSESVRIPREILADEITASYRNGVLEVHMPFAQMDEESGRSIDIQ; this is encoded by the coding sequence ATGAGCTTCAAGAGATTCGACGACATGAACTCGATGTTCGAGCAGATGGACCGCATGTTCGACCAGATGCGCCGCAACTGGACCGGCATGACACCCGAACTCGAGTCCCGACGCGGTGACTTCATGAGCCGACCCAGCTTCGGCGGTCGCAGCTTCGAGCAGTCCGGCATGATGCTCACCGAGGAGGACACGATGTACGTCTTCGTCATGGACATCCCCGGCTTCGAGAAGTCCGACATCTCGTGCACCTACGACGACGGCATGCTCCGCATCACCGCCGAGCGCGAAGAGGACGAGTCCGCCGAGAACGTCTGGATGCGCCGCTCGCGCCGCGTGAGCGAGTCCGTCCGCATCCCCCGTGAGATCCTCGCCGACGAGATCACCGCATCGTACCGCAACGGTGTCCTCGAGGTCCACATGCCCTTCGCGCAGATGGACGAGGAATCGGGCCGCAGCATCGACATCCAGTAA
- a CDS encoding zinc-dependent alcohol dehydrogenase family protein: MRAAVLTEYGEPLEIQEVDYPEPTPEQVVVETEACGVCRSDWHAWQGDWGWVGAQAPTGQVLGHEPAGVVAEVGAEVENFREGDRVAVPFHLADGTCHQCRTGHANVCETVLPLGFTGVAPGAFAEAFPVRKADVNLARLPDDVDFVDMAGLGCRFMTAFHGLAHRADLAPGDWVAVHGCGGVGLSAVHIADALGANVVAVDIREDKLEAARELGAAETLNAADSDRVAGDVKALAGGGCDVSIDALGIPETCQNAIGSLGRRGQHVQIGLTTGNEQGQLSIPSDAMVMQEVDFLASFGMPPTDYGEIFRMVAAGKLEPGRIVSEELSLDEVPETLQKMDSYDTVGIPVVSEF; encoded by the coding sequence ATGCGAGCAGCAGTCCTCACCGAGTACGGCGAACCCCTGGAGATACAGGAGGTCGACTACCCCGAACCGACGCCCGAGCAGGTGGTCGTCGAGACGGAGGCCTGTGGCGTCTGCCGGAGCGACTGGCACGCCTGGCAGGGCGACTGGGGCTGGGTCGGTGCGCAGGCCCCCACCGGACAGGTCCTCGGCCACGAGCCCGCGGGCGTCGTCGCCGAGGTCGGCGCGGAAGTGGAGAACTTCCGCGAGGGCGACCGCGTCGCGGTCCCGTTCCACCTCGCCGACGGCACCTGCCACCAGTGCCGGACCGGCCACGCCAACGTCTGCGAGACCGTCCTCCCCCTCGGGTTCACCGGCGTCGCCCCCGGCGCGTTCGCCGAAGCGTTCCCGGTCCGGAAAGCGGACGTGAACCTCGCCCGGCTGCCCGACGACGTGGACTTCGTCGATATGGCTGGTCTCGGCTGCCGGTTCATGACCGCGTTCCACGGCCTGGCCCACCGCGCCGACCTCGCGCCCGGCGACTGGGTGGCAGTCCACGGCTGTGGCGGGGTCGGCCTCTCTGCGGTCCACATCGCGGACGCGCTGGGCGCGAACGTCGTCGCGGTCGACATCCGCGAGGACAAGCTCGAGGCGGCCCGTGAGTTGGGCGCGGCGGAGACGCTGAACGCGGCCGACTCCGACCGGGTGGCGGGCGACGTGAAGGCGCTCGCCGGGGGTGGCTGTGACGTCTCCATCGACGCGCTCGGCATCCCCGAGACGTGCCAGAACGCCATCGGCTCGCTGGGGCGGCGCGGCCAGCACGTCCAGATCGGCCTGACCACCGGCAACGAGCAGGGCCAGCTGTCGATTCCCTCGGACGCGATGGTGATGCAGGAGGTCGACTTCCTCGCCTCCTTCGGCATGCCGCCGACAGACTACGGCGAGATATTCCGGATGGTGGCCGCAGGGAAGTTAGAGCCCGGGCGCATCGTCAGCGAGGAGCTCTCGCTGGACGAGGTGCCCGAGACACTCCAGAAGATGGACAGCTACGACACGGTCGGGATTCCCGTCGTCAGCGAGTTCTGA
- a CDS encoding ribonucleotide-diphosphate reductase subunit beta yields MTTAFDPDGHIDPESRSYRYYRNAVERHWDPGDIDLAPDTENIQQLDDATFTQLRGTLALFGAGEEAVTEDLSPLGVVLGDVNDQLFVTTQLYEEAKHADFFHRYWTEVIHPEEDRRGQARSDPRDLDWYNDAYVELFERNDRAMHRLLEEDTPRTRAEAYCHYHLTIEGILAQTGYYGVQNSFDGTTPGVPELPGLVEGFSKIRSDEGRHVGFGMAKLKELVEADEVDPQDLYDLTTELAMLTQQVVSGAAREDGPGVGPTGLAAYAAEKHSERMSQITSESAEIPDVSELVRIDE; encoded by the coding sequence ATGACCACGGCGTTCGATCCGGACGGCCACATCGACCCCGAGAGTCGCTCGTACCGGTACTACCGCAACGCGGTCGAGCGACACTGGGACCCCGGCGACATCGACCTCGCCCCCGACACCGAGAACATCCAGCAACTCGACGACGCGACGTTCACCCAGCTTCGCGGGACGCTGGCGCTGTTCGGGGCGGGCGAAGAGGCCGTGACTGAAGACCTCTCACCGCTCGGAGTGGTGCTGGGGGACGTGAACGACCAGCTGTTCGTGACGACACAGCTCTACGAGGAGGCCAAACACGCCGACTTCTTCCACCGGTACTGGACCGAAGTCATCCATCCCGAGGAGGACCGCCGTGGGCAGGCTCGCTCGGACCCGCGCGACCTCGACTGGTACAACGACGCCTACGTCGAACTGTTCGAGCGCAACGACCGGGCGATGCACCGGTTGCTGGAGGAGGACACACCCCGGACCCGTGCCGAGGCGTACTGCCACTACCACCTGACCATCGAGGGCATCCTCGCCCAGACCGGCTACTACGGCGTCCAGAACTCTTTCGACGGGACAACTCCGGGCGTCCCCGAACTCCCCGGGCTGGTCGAGGGGTTCTCGAAGATACGCTCCGACGAGGGCCGCCACGTCGGCTTCGGGATGGCGAAACTCAAAGAACTCGTCGAGGCCGACGAGGTGGACCCACAGGACCTCTACGACCTGACGACCGAACTCGCGATGCTCACCCAGCAGGTGGTCTCGGGCGCTGCCCGCGAGGACGGGCCCGGCGTTGGTCCCACCGGGCTGGCAGCCTACGCCGCCGAGAAGCATTCGGAACGGATGAGCCAGATAACGAGTGAGTCGGCGGAGATTCCGGACGTCTCCGAACTGGTCCGCATCGACGAGTAA
- a CDS encoding universal stress protein: MYDDILIPTDGKDGSTVAIEHGVDLAARHDARVHGLYVVDEDVFEHYAAMDAIENAEAALADLGEDALYQLAAAADRENLDVETVEVRGKPHEAILDYATDHDIDCIVMGEGQHTEEYRRLLGSCTERVVRLSDVPVLVVKA; this comes from the coding sequence ATGTACGACGATATCCTCATCCCGACCGACGGCAAGGACGGTTCCACGGTCGCCATCGAACACGGTGTCGACCTCGCAGCACGCCACGACGCCCGGGTGCATGGGCTCTACGTCGTCGACGAAGACGTCTTCGAGCACTACGCCGCGATGGACGCCATCGAGAACGCGGAGGCGGCACTGGCCGACCTCGGCGAGGACGCCCTCTACCAGCTCGCCGCGGCGGCCGACCGCGAGAACCTCGACGTGGAGACGGTCGAGGTCCGGGGCAAACCCCACGAGGCGATCCTCGACTACGCCACCGACCACGACATCGACTGCATCGTCATGGGCGAAGGCCAACACACCGAGGAGTACCGTCGCCTGCTCGGCTCCTGTACGGAGCGCGTGGTGCGACTCAGCGACGTGCCGGTGCTCGTCGTGAAAGCCTGA
- a CDS encoding Hsp20/alpha crystallin family protein — MATYTPSDMDFMYDQMNRFSDRMGRTYDAMRPDYGRDYAPAGDRRRADDMPRFFEEWDSRRTGESYPRRSYEGSRPGYESERGDYRYGARSEYYPRADYRGMDYYPRGDYRSEYRGMDYYPRGDYRADSRGMDYYPRGDYRSEYRGADYRSDYRADYRSDYRADSRGMDYPRGDYRSEYYPRGRRSEFRGDDYRGEYRGMDYPRGDYRGEYYPRGRRSEYRGDYRGEYYPRADYRGMDYSRGDDYSGDYRSDYRGEYYPRGDYTYPRDGFRGMSYPYSEYYPRGDYRSDYRGRRNEFRGDYRRAEADYRPEGEYMRGREMMDYSDSAVEMGRRYELREVDGEFVCICELPGFERSDIECTYEDGVFYIDAAREGRRDADNVWMRRSRRVSERIPVPRPVDVEGFTASYRKGILEVRMPVAGRDRRKGQVITIRD, encoded by the coding sequence ATGGCGACCTACACTCCGTCCGACATGGACTTCATGTACGATCAGATGAACCGCTTCAGCGACCGAATGGGCCGCACATACGACGCGATGCGTCCCGACTACGGCCGCGACTACGCCCCCGCCGGTGACCGCCGACGGGCCGACGACATGCCCCGCTTCTTCGAGGAATGGGACAGCCGACGGACGGGCGAGTCCTATCCGCGACGATCCTACGAGGGCTCGCGCCCAGGATACGAGTCCGAACGCGGTGACTACCGGTACGGAGCACGTAGCGAGTACTACCCACGCGCCGACTACCGTGGCATGGACTACTACCCGCGCGGCGACTACCGCAGCGAATACCGCGGCATGGACTACTACCCGCGCGGCGACTACCGCGCCGACTCCCGTGGTATGGACTACTACCCGCGCGGCGACTACCGCAGCGAGTACCGTGGCGCCGACTACCGCAGCGACTACCGCGCCGACTACCGCAGCGACTACCGCGCCGACTCCCGTGGCATGGACTACCCGCGCGGCGACTACCGCAGCGAGTACTACCCGCGAGGCCGCCGCAGCGAGTTCCGCGGCGACGACTACCGTGGCGAGTACCGCGGCATGGACTACCCGCGCGGCGACTACCGCGGTGAGTACTACCCGCGAGGCCGCCGCAGCGAGTACCGAGGCGACTACCGCGGTGAGTACTACCCGCGCGCCGACTACCGTGGCATGGACTACTCCCGCGGCGACGACTACAGTGGTGACTACCGCAGCGACTACCGCGGTGAGTACTACCCCCGCGGCGACTACACCTACCCGCGCGACGGGTTCCGGGGCATGAGCTACCCGTACAGCGAGTACTACCCCCGTGGCGACTACCGCAGTGACTACCGCGGCCGCCGCAACGAGTTCCGCGGCGACTACCGCCGTGCCGAGGCCGACTACCGCCCCGAGGGCGAGTACATGCGTGGCCGTGAGATGATGGACTACAGCGACTCGGCCGTCGAGATGGGCCGCCGCTACGAGCTCCGCGAGGTCGACGGCGAGTTCGTCTGCATCTGCGAGCTGCCCGGCTTCGAGCGATCAGACATCGAGTGCACCTACGAGGATGGCGTCTTCTACATCGACGCCGCCCGCGAGGGTCGCCGCGATGCCGACAACGTCTGGATGCGCCGGTCCCGCCGCGTCAGCGAGCGCATTCCGGTCCCGCGCCCCGTCGACGTCGAGGGCTTCACCGCGTCGTACCGCAAGGGCATCCTTGAGGTCCGCATGCCCGTCGCCGGCCGCGACCGCCGCAAGGGCCAGGTCATCACCATCCGCGACTGA
- a CDS encoding DNA mismatch repair protein: protein MRLDDYWGVGPKTRELLADELGEERAIRAIESADVRTLTQAGLSRGRATRILRRATGGAGMDVLATSDARSVYKDLIDLASKHAVTEGAADSIRVLTPLASQEAMESRLEDVTTAQASWERIAEADREAVLAAFERYDEAGGGEKPAVEAAMALLDAGVTDGVFEPLAELDREALADAKEALGALTDGRVAAGADDRLDRIRDAQAAVDTMEANAESVIQRVRDGGARTTDEFSEAFVDHVREEAQVDPERVRDAVPEDARDVTDFVSSTLRNLSSSLREAADEREREVRVDLQHAISDARDDVDRAVAAVDDIALDLSLARFATEFDLVEPTFVEGEAAVAIEGARNLDLVGRGEDVQPIRYALGPHSLGSPPADQRVAVVTGANSGGKTTLLETVCQVVLLAHMGLPVPAERAEVALFDDVVFHRRHASFNAGVLESTLKSVVPPLTGDGRTLMLVDEFEAITEPGSAADLLHGLVTLTVDRDALGAFVTHLADDLEPLPPEARVDGIFAEGLTADLELEVDYQPRFGELGKSTPEFIVSRLVANAKDRVERTGFETLAAAVGDELVQKTLADAEWAQD, encoded by the coding sequence ATGCGACTGGACGACTACTGGGGTGTTGGGCCGAAGACCCGGGAGCTGCTCGCCGACGAACTCGGCGAGGAGCGGGCGATCCGGGCCATCGAATCGGCCGACGTGCGGACGCTCACGCAGGCGGGGCTCTCGCGCGGGCGGGCCACCCGAATCCTTCGGCGGGCGACCGGTGGGGCCGGGATGGACGTGCTCGCGACGAGCGACGCGCGCTCGGTCTACAAGGACCTCATCGACCTGGCGAGCAAGCACGCCGTCACCGAGGGCGCGGCCGACAGCATCCGCGTGCTGACGCCGCTGGCCTCGCAGGAGGCGATGGAGTCCCGACTCGAAGACGTGACGACCGCGCAGGCGTCGTGGGAGCGCATCGCCGAGGCCGACCGGGAAGCCGTCCTCGCGGCGTTCGAGCGCTACGACGAGGCCGGCGGCGGGGAGAAGCCCGCGGTCGAGGCCGCGATGGCGCTGCTCGACGCGGGCGTCACCGACGGGGTGTTCGAACCGCTTGCCGAACTGGACCGCGAGGCGCTCGCGGACGCGAAGGAGGCACTCGGCGCGCTCACGGACGGGCGAGTCGCCGCGGGGGCTGACGACCGGCTCGACCGGATCCGCGACGCGCAGGCCGCGGTCGACACGATGGAGGCCAACGCGGAATCGGTCATCCAGCGGGTCCGCGACGGCGGCGCGCGCACGACCGACGAGTTCAGCGAGGCGTTCGTCGACCACGTTCGCGAGGAGGCCCAGGTCGACCCCGAGCGCGTTCGCGACGCGGTGCCCGAGGACGCCAGGGACGTGACCGACTTCGTGAGCAGCACTCTCCGAAACCTCTCCTCGTCGCTGCGCGAGGCTGCCGACGAGCGCGAGCGCGAGGTTCGGGTGGACCTCCAGCACGCCATCAGCGACGCCCGCGACGACGTGGACCGGGCGGTCGCGGCGGTCGACGACATCGCGCTCGACCTCTCGCTGGCGCGGTTCGCGACCGAGTTCGACCTCGTGGAGCCGACGTTCGTCGAGGGCGAGGCCGCGGTCGCCATCGAGGGCGCGCGCAACCTCGACCTCGTGGGGCGTGGTGAGGACGTCCAGCCCATCCGGTACGCGCTCGGGCCACACTCGCTCGGGTCGCCGCCGGCCGACCAGCGCGTCGCGGTCGTCACCGGGGCGAACTCGGGTGGGAAGACGACGCTGCTCGAGACGGTCTGCCAGGTCGTCCTGCTGGCGCACATGGGCCTGCCCGTCCCGGCCGAGCGCGCCGAGGTCGCGCTGTTCGACGACGTGGTGTTCCACCGCCGCCACGCCAGCTTCAACGCGGGCGTGCTCGAATCGACCCTGAAGTCGGTGGTGCCGCCGCTGACCGGCGACGGCCGGACGCTGATGCTCGTCGACGAGTTCGAGGCAATCACCGAACCGGGCAGTGCCGCCGACTTGCTCCACGGACTGGTCACGCTGACGGTCGACCGCGACGCGCTGGGCGCGTTCGTCACCCATCTCGCGGACGACCTCGAACCGCTGCCGCCGGAGGCGCGGGTCGACGGTATCTTCGCGGAAGGGCTCACCGCCGACCTGGAACTCGAGGTCGACTACCAGCCACGCTTCGGCGAACTGGGCAAGTCCACGCCGGAGTTCATCGTCTCGCGACTGGTCGCCAACGCGAAGGACCGGGTCGAACGCACCGGGTTCGAGACGCTGGCCGCCGCTGTGGGGGACGAGTTAGTGCAGAAAACGCTGGCCGACGCCGAGTGGGCGCAGGATTAG
- a CDS encoding alpha/beta hydrolase — MDALDPTLAAVIEDMGALPEWHELGVDEARRVEDELFGSDAGPQTDSEDLLVPVDDHEVPVRVYRPAPVSTPAPGIVFAHGGGFVLGTLDSADDLARRLATETGSVVVSVDYRLAPEHRFPAALDDVDAVLDWVFANASDLGVDPTRLGVAGSSAGASLVVGAARRRQENATPGESTAELAFQALFYPMLDPACDRDSHVEHADGPLLTRRDLAWFWALYLGADEETAATAAEQVGERTPDVLDRSDLPSDLSPFDATDLGDLPPAVVVTGGVDPLRDEGLAYARALAAAGVPVADQHHPGMCHGFLSLAESVPAAASAWDDVCAAIREHRSGGTLRDEKR, encoded by the coding sequence GTGGACGCACTCGACCCGACACTCGCGGCCGTCATCGAGGACATGGGTGCCCTCCCCGAGTGGCACGAACTCGGCGTCGACGAGGCGAGGCGTGTCGAAGACGAGCTGTTCGGGAGCGACGCGGGGCCCCAGACCGACTCTGAGGACCTGCTGGTCCCGGTCGACGACCACGAAGTCCCCGTCAGGGTGTACCGCCCTGCCCCGGTTTCGACACCCGCTCCGGGCATCGTGTTCGCCCACGGCGGCGGCTTCGTGCTCGGGACCCTGGACTCGGCCGACGACCTCGCCAGGCGACTCGCCACGGAGACCGGCAGCGTCGTGGTGAGCGTCGACTACCGACTCGCACCCGAACACCGGTTCCCGGCCGCGCTCGACGACGTGGACGCGGTACTGGACTGGGTGTTCGCGAACGCGTCCGACCTCGGTGTCGACCCGACCCGGCTCGGCGTGGCCGGGTCGAGCGCGGGCGCGAGCCTCGTCGTCGGGGCGGCCCGCCGCCGCCAGGAGAACGCCACACCTGGGGAGTCCACCGCCGAGCTCGCCTTCCAGGCGCTGTTCTACCCGATGCTCGACCCGGCCTGTGACCGGGACTCGCACGTCGAGCACGCGGACGGCCCCCTGTTGACCCGGCGCGACCTCGCCTGGTTCTGGGCGCTGTACCTGGGGGCGGACGAGGAGACGGCAGCGACAGCAGCCGAGCAGGTCGGCGAGCGCACGCCCGACGTGCTCGACAGGTCGGACCTCCCTTCCGACCTCTCACCATTCGACGCGACCGACCTCGGCGACCTCCCGCCCGCAGTGGTCGTCACAGGGGGCGTCGACCCGCTCCGCGACGAGGGACTGGCGTACGCCCGGGCGCTCGCAGCCGCTGGCGTTCCGGTCGCCGACCAGCACCACCCCGGGATGTGCCACGGGTTCCTCTCGCTGGCCGAGTCGGTCCCCGCCGCGGCCAGCGCGTGGGACGACGTCTGCGCTGCCATCCGGGAACATCGCTCCGGCGGCACCCTCCGCGACGAGAAGCGTTAA
- a CDS encoding calcium/sodium antiporter, with protein MVSATLTDLVFIIAGAAGLWFGAVVLVESAVRIAWRLGIPTLVIGLTVVAFGTSAPEFVVTIDAALTGNADVSVANVVGSNVFNLGFVLGGVALAGALPVSYDLVQRDGSALLVAVIATTAFLVDGQLDRIEGSILFLGLLAYLSLLVTLSSRESMPAAVSEDDDLADVSGFELLDVPKLLVGLAAVVIGGHLLVDGAVGIARGLGISDWVIGATVVAAGTSAPEFATSLIAARRGSAGLSAGNLIGSSVFNLLGVLGLASVISPLSVGPEAYPSTLALFVLCLVVVALLTTEEELARWEGGLLVGVGAVNWIVGFLAG; from the coding sequence ATGGTCTCCGCCACCCTCACGGACCTGGTGTTCATCATCGCCGGGGCTGCGGGCCTCTGGTTCGGCGCGGTCGTCCTCGTCGAGTCGGCGGTCCGAATCGCCTGGCGGCTCGGTATCCCGACGCTCGTCATCGGCCTGACGGTCGTCGCCTTCGGCACCTCCGCGCCCGAGTTCGTGGTGACGATCGACGCCGCGCTCACTGGAAATGCGGACGTCTCCGTCGCCAACGTCGTCGGCTCGAACGTGTTCAACCTCGGGTTCGTCCTCGGCGGCGTCGCCCTGGCGGGCGCGCTCCCGGTGTCGTACGACCTCGTCCAGCGTGACGGCTCGGCACTGCTGGTCGCGGTCATCGCGACGACGGCGTTCCTCGTCGACGGGCAGCTCGACCGCATCGAGGGGAGCATCCTCTTTCTGGGCCTGCTGGCGTACCTCTCGCTGCTGGTGACGCTGAGTTCGCGGGAGTCGATGCCGGCGGCGGTCAGCGAGGACGACGACCTCGCCGACGTGAGCGGGTTCGAACTCCTCGACGTTCCAAAGCTCCTCGTCGGCCTCGCCGCCGTCGTCATCGGTGGCCACCTGCTCGTCGACGGGGCCGTCGGTATCGCGAGAGGGCTGGGCATCTCGGACTGGGTCATCGGGGCGACGGTCGTCGCCGCCGGGACCTCCGCGCCCGAGTTCGCCACGTCGCTCATCGCGGCGCGCCGGGGCAGTGCCGGCCTCTCCGCCGGGAACCTCATCGGGAGTTCGGTGTTCAACCTGCTCGGCGTGCTCGGGCTCGCGAGCGTCATCTCCCCCCTCAGCGTCGGCCCCGAGGCCTACCCGAGCACCCTGGCACTGTTCGTGCTCTGTCTCGTCGTCGTCGCGCTGCTCACGACCGAGGAGGAACTCGCCCGCTGGGAGGGCGGGTTGCTCGTCGGCGTCGGGGCGGTCAACTGGATCGTCGGGTTCCTCGCCGGGTGA